From the genome of Actinacidiphila yeochonensis CN732, one region includes:
- a CDS encoding metal-dependent hydrolase, protein MMGPAHSLSGATAWMAVGAVAAGLGDPMPWPTLVVGALICAGAALAPDLDHPAATISRAFGPLSRFACKVIDDLSHAAYRTTRKKGDPAGRSGGHRTLTHTWAWAALIGVGSSALAVYGGRWAVLAILFVHMVLAVEGLLWRQARVSSDVLVWLLGATSAWLLAGVLDDPGNGKAWLFHDAGMHYAWIGMPIVLGALMHCLGDAITVSGCPILWPIPVGRKRWYPVGPPKFMRFRAGSWVEVKVLTPVFFVVGGASALGALGLFS, encoded by the coding sequence ATGATGGGACCAGCGCACTCATTGTCGGGCGCGACGGCGTGGATGGCCGTCGGGGCTGTGGCCGCCGGGCTCGGCGACCCGATGCCCTGGCCCACCCTCGTGGTCGGGGCCCTCATCTGTGCGGGGGCGGCGCTCGCCCCCGACCTGGACCACCCGGCGGCCACGATCTCCCGGGCCTTCGGACCGCTGTCCCGGTTCGCCTGCAAGGTCATCGACGACCTCTCCCACGCCGCTTACCGGACCACCCGGAAGAAGGGTGATCCCGCCGGTCGGTCCGGTGGCCACCGCACCCTCACCCACACCTGGGCCTGGGCGGCGCTGATCGGGGTCGGCAGCTCGGCCCTGGCGGTCTACGGCGGACGGTGGGCGGTGCTGGCCATCCTCTTCGTGCACATGGTGCTCGCGGTGGAGGGCCTGCTGTGGCGGCAGGCGAGGGTCTCCAGCGACGTCCTCGTCTGGCTGCTGGGAGCCACCAGCGCCTGGCTGCTCGCCGGCGTGCTGGACGACCCGGGCAACGGCAAGGCGTGGCTGTTCCACGACGCCGGTATGCACTACGCCTGGATCGGCATGCCGATCGTGCTCGGCGCTCTGATGCACTGCCTGGGTGACGCGATCACCGTCTCCGGGTGCCCGATCCTGTGGCCCATACCGGTCGGCCGCAAGCGCTGGTATCCGGTGGGGCCGCCGAAGTTCATGCGCTTCCGGGCCGGCAGCTGGGTGGAGGTCAAGGTGCTCACCCCGGTGTTCTTCGTGGTCGGCGGTGCGAGCGCGCTGGGTGCGCTGGGCCTGTTCAGTTAG
- the mscL gene encoding large conductance mechanosensitive channel protein MscL — MKGFRAFLLRGNVVDLAVGIVVGAAFTALVNGFVKAFLTPIVGMISGATGNFSDKAFHASGVTFPYGVFIDATISFVIVAAVIYFLVVLPMNRMQERFFPKASTAPMRECPECLTAIPAAARRCSACTAVITPTVAVVAQGGPGGPELTKSREG, encoded by the coding sequence ATGAAGGGCTTTCGCGCATTCCTGCTGCGCGGCAACGTCGTCGACCTCGCCGTCGGTATCGTCGTCGGCGCGGCCTTCACCGCCCTGGTGAACGGCTTTGTCAAGGCGTTCCTGACCCCCATCGTGGGCATGATCAGCGGCGCCACCGGCAACTTCAGCGACAAGGCGTTCCACGCGTCGGGGGTGACCTTCCCCTACGGGGTGTTCATCGACGCGACCATCAGTTTCGTCATCGTTGCCGCAGTCATCTACTTCCTGGTCGTCCTGCCGATGAACCGCATGCAGGAGCGGTTCTTCCCCAAGGCATCCACGGCGCCGATGCGCGAGTGCCCCGAGTGCCTGACCGCGATCCCGGCCGCCGCCAGGCGGTGCAGCGCCTGCACCGCGGTGATCACACCCACCGTCGCCGTCGTGGCCCAGGGCGGCCCCGGCGGGCCCGAGCTCACGAAGTCCCGCGAGGGCTGA
- a CDS encoding MarR family winged helix-turn-helix transcriptional regulator, with the protein MDARTAAALTAAPDEAGAITARLADQLLGVSRRLGRAQRRLMEPLGITPAQARLLRTISHCEEPPRMADLAQRLEVVPRAVTTLVDGLEERGLARRVPDPDNRRVVRVELCEEGRAALSALRTARREAAADLLAPLDTEQRAQLSELLDALHGACTPSGA; encoded by the coding sequence ATGGACGCCCGTACCGCCGCCGCGCTCACCGCGGCCCCCGACGAGGCCGGCGCGATCACCGCACGCCTCGCCGACCAGCTGCTCGGGGTGAGCAGGAGGCTGGGCCGCGCCCAGCGGCGGCTGATGGAGCCGCTCGGCATCACCCCCGCGCAGGCCCGGCTGCTGCGGACGATCAGCCACTGCGAGGAGCCGCCCCGGATGGCCGACCTGGCGCAACGGCTGGAAGTGGTGCCCCGCGCGGTGACCACCCTGGTCGACGGCTTGGAGGAACGGGGCCTGGCCCGGCGGGTGCCGGACCCGGACAACCGGCGCGTGGTGCGCGTGGAGCTGTGCGAGGAGGGGCGGGCGGCGCTGTCGGCGCTACGGACCGCCCGGCGCGAGGCCGCGGCCGATCTGCTCGCCCCTCTCGACACGGAACAGCGCGCCCAGCTCTCGGAGCTGCTGGACGCGCTGCACGGGGCCTGCACCCCTTCCGGGGCCTGA
- a CDS encoding ABC transporter ATP-binding protein: MRPENELVNRWTPPKRTDGERADVRRITRLFRPYRGRLVVVGVLVGLSSLVSVASPFLLRAILDTAIPQGRTGLLALLALGMIATAVANGVFGVLQTLISTTVGQRVMHDLRTAVYERLQRMSLAFFTRTRTGEVQSRIANDIGGMQATVTSTATSLVSNLTAVIAAVVAMAALDWRLTIVSLVLLPVFVWVARKVGRERKKITTERQRQMASMSAIVTESLSVSGILLGRTMGRSDSLTRDFATESENLVELEVRSNMQGRWRMAVIGIVMSAMPALLYWAAGLTGGHGGHGGSSISIGTLVAFVSLQQGMFRPTVSLLATGVQVQTSLALFQRIFEYLDLPVDITERPDPVRIEKVRGAIGFEGVDFSYDPDAEPTLRGIDLTLPAGGSLAVVGATGSGKSTLSYLVPRLYDVTGGRVTLDGVDVRDLSFGTLAESVGVVSQETYLFHASVAENLRFAKPDATDEEIRAAARAAQIHDHIASLPDGYDTLVGERGYRFSGGEKQRLAIARTILRDPPVLILDEATSALDTRTEAAVQDAIDTLSAGRTTITIAHRLSTIRDADQIVVLDDGRVVERGTHEELLARDGRYAALIRRDTDLADSAVPDGSTTAPLSPAG, encoded by the coding sequence TTGCGCCCCGAGAACGAACTCGTCAACCGCTGGACACCGCCCAAGCGGACGGACGGCGAGCGCGCCGACGTGCGCCGCATCACGCGTCTCTTCCGCCCCTACCGCGGCCGTCTCGTCGTGGTCGGCGTGCTGGTCGGCCTGTCCTCCCTGGTCTCCGTCGCCTCGCCGTTCCTGCTGCGGGCGATCCTCGACACCGCGATCCCGCAGGGCCGCACCGGGCTGCTCGCACTGCTCGCGCTCGGCATGATCGCCACCGCCGTCGCCAACGGCGTCTTCGGCGTTCTGCAGACCCTGATCTCGACCACCGTCGGCCAGCGCGTCATGCACGACCTGCGCACAGCCGTCTACGAGCGGCTCCAGCGCATGTCGCTGGCCTTCTTCACCCGCACCCGCACCGGCGAGGTCCAGTCCCGCATCGCCAACGACATCGGCGGCATGCAGGCGACCGTCACCTCCACCGCCACCTCGCTGGTCTCCAACCTCACCGCGGTCATCGCCGCCGTCGTCGCCATGGCGGCACTGGACTGGCGGCTGACGATCGTCTCCCTGGTGCTCCTGCCCGTCTTCGTCTGGGTCGCCCGCAAGGTCGGCCGGGAACGGAAGAAGATCACCACCGAGCGGCAGCGGCAGATGGCCTCGATGTCCGCCATCGTCACCGAGTCCCTGTCGGTCAGCGGCATCCTGCTCGGCCGCACCATGGGCCGCTCCGACTCCCTCACCCGCGACTTCGCGACGGAGTCCGAGAACCTGGTGGAGCTGGAGGTCCGCTCCAACATGCAGGGCCGCTGGCGGATGGCCGTCATCGGCATCGTCATGTCGGCGATGCCCGCGCTGCTGTACTGGGCCGCGGGCCTGACGGGCGGCCACGGCGGCCACGGCGGATCGTCGATCTCCATCGGCACCCTGGTGGCGTTCGTCTCCCTCCAGCAGGGCATGTTCCGCCCCACCGTCTCTCTGCTGGCCACCGGCGTGCAGGTGCAGACCTCGCTCGCGCTCTTCCAGCGGATCTTCGAGTACCTCGACCTGCCCGTGGACATCACCGAGCGCCCCGACCCGGTGCGTATCGAGAAGGTGCGCGGCGCCATCGGCTTCGAGGGCGTCGACTTCTCCTACGACCCCGACGCCGAGCCCACACTGCGCGGCATCGACCTCACGCTGCCCGCGGGCGGGAGCCTCGCCGTGGTCGGCGCCACCGGCTCGGGCAAGAGCACGCTCAGCTACCTGGTGCCCCGCCTGTACGACGTGACCGGCGGACGCGTCACCCTCGACGGCGTCGACGTGCGCGACCTCAGCTTCGGCACCCTCGCCGAGTCCGTCGGCGTGGTCTCGCAGGAGACGTACCTCTTCCACGCCTCGGTGGCGGAGAACCTGCGCTTCGCCAAGCCGGACGCCACCGACGAGGAGATCCGGGCAGCCGCACGAGCCGCCCAGATCCACGACCACATCGCGAGCCTGCCCGACGGCTACGACACCCTCGTCGGCGAGCGCGGCTACCGCTTCTCCGGCGGCGAGAAGCAGCGGCTGGCCATCGCCCGCACCATCCTGCGCGACCCGCCGGTCCTCATCCTCGACGAGGCCACCAGCGCGCTGGACACCCGCACGGAGGCCGCCGTCCAGGACGCCATCGACACGCTCTCGGCCGGCCGGACCACCATCACCATCGCGCACCGCCTGTCCACGATCCGCGACGCCGACCAGATCGTCGTCCTCGACGACGGCCGCGTCGTCGAACGCGGCACCCACGAGGAACTCCTCGCGCGGGACGGGCGCTACGCCGCGCTCATCCGCCGCGACACGGACCTGGCCGACTCCGCCGTTCCCGACGGCTCCACCACGGCCCCGCTGAGCCCGGCCGGCTGA
- a CDS encoding LutC/YkgG family protein: MNARDTVLARIRGALGDTPAGPPVPFPEERRRYADSHTAADPEARTALLAEHLADYRAHVHRTTEDGLPGTIAGLLAAHGSRTVVVPPGLPAHWLSEAGAEQVPDDGQLTPVDLDAVDSVVTGCVLAIAETGTIVLDSGPGQGRRVLTLVPDHHVCVIRAPEQVLGSVPQAVPRLDPARPQTWISGPSATSDIELDRVEGVHGPRTLDVVIVTDGAAGPARSASASGSGSGSGSGSGSGSGSGSGSGSGSAEG, from the coding sequence ATGAACGCGCGCGACACCGTCCTCGCCCGTATCCGCGGCGCCCTCGGCGACACCCCCGCGGGCCCGCCCGTACCGTTCCCGGAGGAACGGCGCCGCTACGCCGACTCGCACACCGCGGCCGACCCCGAGGCCCGGACGGCCCTCCTCGCCGAACACCTGGCCGACTACCGGGCACACGTCCACCGCACCACCGAGGACGGCCTGCCGGGCACCATCGCCGGACTTCTGGCGGCGCACGGCTCACGCACGGTCGTGGTGCCGCCCGGGCTGCCCGCGCACTGGCTGAGCGAGGCCGGCGCCGAGCAGGTGCCCGACGACGGGCAGCTGACGCCGGTCGACCTGGACGCCGTCGACAGCGTCGTGACGGGCTGCGTCCTCGCGATCGCCGAGACCGGGACCATCGTCCTCGACTCCGGCCCGGGGCAGGGCCGCCGCGTCCTGACCCTCGTGCCGGACCATCACGTGTGCGTCATCCGCGCCCCCGAGCAGGTCCTCGGGTCGGTGCCGCAGGCGGTGCCCCGGCTCGACCCGGCCAGGCCCCAGACCTGGATCTCCGGGCCCTCGGCGACCAGCGACATCGAGCTCGACCGCGTCGAGGGCGTACACGGCCCCCGCACCCTCGATGTCGTCATCGTGACGGACGGTGCCGCAGGGCCCGCCCGGTCGGCGTCGGCGTCAGGCTCCGGGTCCGGGTCCGGGTCCGGGTCCGGGTCCGGGTCCGGGTCCGGGTCCGGGTCCGGGTCCGGGTCCGCCGAAGGGTAG
- a CDS encoding (Fe-S)-binding protein — MKVALFVTCVNDVLYPDTGRAVVTVLERLGVEVEYPAGQTCCGQPQYNTGYRHETEPLARRFGRVFDSYDYIVTPSGSCAAMARHHYPRLAERARDEDRADPALDHAAETARRTYEFTEFLTDVLGTTDVGAYFPHTVTYHPSCHGLRTLRLGDRPLRLLGAVEGIDLRELGHADECCGFGGTFAVKNPDVSTAMGRDKIGHARDTGAQVLCGADNSCLMHLGGLIRHNNDPLQPLHLADILAATRDRPHPLTAATAPAPKAAPSAGGSR; from the coding sequence ATGAAGGTGGCCCTCTTCGTGACGTGCGTGAACGATGTGCTCTATCCGGACACGGGCCGAGCGGTGGTGACGGTGCTGGAGCGCCTGGGTGTCGAGGTCGAGTACCCCGCGGGGCAGACCTGTTGCGGCCAGCCCCAGTACAACACCGGCTACCGGCACGAGACCGAGCCGCTGGCGCGCCGCTTCGGCCGCGTCTTCGACTCCTACGACTACATCGTCACCCCGTCGGGCTCCTGTGCGGCCATGGCCCGCCACCACTACCCGCGCCTGGCCGAGCGTGCCCGCGACGAGGACCGGGCCGACCCGGCGCTCGACCACGCCGCCGAAACCGCCCGGCGCACCTACGAGTTCACCGAGTTCCTCACCGACGTCCTGGGCACCACCGACGTCGGGGCCTACTTCCCGCACACCGTCACCTACCACCCCTCCTGCCACGGGCTGCGCACCCTCCGGCTCGGCGACCGCCCGCTGCGGCTGCTGGGCGCGGTCGAGGGGATCGACCTGCGCGAACTCGGCCACGCCGACGAGTGCTGCGGCTTCGGCGGCACCTTCGCCGTCAAGAACCCCGACGTCTCCACGGCCATGGGCCGCGACAAGATCGGCCACGCCCGGGACACCGGGGCGCAGGTCCTGTGCGGGGCGGACAACTCGTGCCTGATGCACCTGGGCGGCCTCATCCGCCACAACAACGACCCGCTCCAGCCCCTCCACCTCGCCGACATCCTCGCCGCGACCCGCGACCGGCCCCACCCGCTCACCGCCGCGACGGCGCCGGCGCCGAAGGCCGCCCCGTCCGCAGGAGGCTCCCGATGA